In the Longimicrobium sp. genome, CGCCCGGCACTACCGCCCCGCCACCGCCTCGGCCGCCACGCGGGAGCACGCCGTCGCCGCGCGCGAGGCGAAGGTCCGCGAGGCGCGCGCGGCGGCCGTCCTGCACGGTCCGGCGGGGCTGGACTCGCTCCTGGAGCGCTTCCGGGCGGACTCCCTCCTCCTGGCCACGCGCATCCCGCCGGCCGCCGAAGCCGCCGCGCTCTCCGCCCAGGTCAAGGACGCGCTCGGCGTGATCGAGCGCCGCGCCGGCGTCCGCATCACCGCGACGGAGCCGCTTCCCGCCGGGACCGAGGGCCGCTTCCAGACCGGCGGCTACGCGGTGCGGGTGGTGGGGCGCTACGAGGACGTCGGCTACCTCCTCGCCGAGCTCGCCTCCCTCCAGCGCCTCACGCGCACCCGGGGCTTCCGGCTGCACGCGATCCCCGACTCGCTCCTCCGCGGCGCCCGGCCGTACGGCACCCCGGGAGCGGGCGGCGCCCTGGCACCAGCCGACAGCGCCGGGGTGGCGGCCGCGCTGGCGGACGCGGGCGAGACCCCCTTCAAGGCATCCGCCATGTTCGACCTGCTCTGGTACACGCTCCCGCCGGGCGACACCGGCGCGGCCTCCCCGGACACGCTCGCGGCCGGCTCCTCCTTCGCGCCGGGAGGTGCGCCGTGAGGCGGCGCGGCGCGGCCCTGCTGGCCGCCGCGGTGCTGGCCTCCTCGGCCGCGGCGGGCGCCGCCGCGGGTCCCGAGGCGATCCCGCCCGCGCGCTGGGCATACCCGCGCGGCGGCCGGGACCCGCTCGTCCCGCCGGCCGCCCTCTACGCGGGACAGGACCTCCCCGCGCTGGAGGTCACGCTGATCGGCGTCGACTCCCACCACCCGAACCGGCCGCTCGCGGTGGTGCGGCTGGACAGCCGCCCGCCGGTCCGGCGCGTGGTGCGCCCGGGGGACCGCGTCGGCGAGTACCGCATCCTGCAGATCCGCCCCCGGAGCGTCCGCGTCGCCGTCCCCGCCCTGGGTGGCACGACGGTGCTGGATGTCGCCCTCCGCGATTCAACGCCTTCCACCCCATGAGCGCCGTGCCGTCTCCTTTCCGTCCCGCGCCCGCCGCCCGGCGCGCGGGGGGCCTCCTCCTGCTGCTGGCCGCGGGCGGCTGCGCCGGCGGCCTGGGCGGCACGTCGCCGCGCTTCCGCACCCTGGCCGAGCTCCGCGCCGAGCAGGAGGCCGACTCGCTGCGCCGCGCGGAGGCCGCCGCCGCGCGGTCCGGGCCCACCGCCCGGCCGGTGGCGCGGCTGGCCGCCCCACGCGACACCGCGGCCGCCCCGCCGCCCGCTCCCGCGGCCCCGCCCGCCGCTCCGGTCCGGCGCGGAGCGCAGGAGCCGGTGCGGCAGGGGAAGTGGATCCGCGTCGGCGCAAACCCGCCCCGGATCGACCTCCCGCTCTTCGACGCGCCCGTGGCCGACGTGGCCAGCTACATCGCGGAGCGGGTCGGCGTCGACATCGTGGTGAGCTCGGACCCCGAGGTGCGCGCGATGCGGCTCACCGGCGAGATCCGCGACCGCTACTGGCACGAGGCGCTGGAGTCGATCCTGGAGGCGCACGGCCTCCGCGCCGTCCAGGCGCCCTCCGGGATCATCACCATCGTGAGCGCGCGGGAGGCGAACCGCGGCCGCCGGCCGGAACTGATCAACCTCCAGTTCCGCGACGCCCGCGACGTCGTGGCGGCGCTGCAGCCGATGTTCGAGGGGGCGGCCGCCGACTCGACGGCGCCGGGGAGCGTGGAGGTGATGGGCGACCCGGAGATCAGCCGGACGCTGGTCGTCTACGGTTCCGCCGACCAGGTCGCCGCCATCCGCGAGGTGGTGGCGGAGTACGACCGCCGCCCCGCGAACGTGAGCATCGAGGCGTGGATGCTCCTGGTCAACCGCTCGGAGATGGACAAGCGGGGCGTCTCGTATTCGTTCGTCCCGGTGCTGAACGACTCGACCGGCGGCCAGTCCACGGGCGTGAACATCGGCGGCAGCGGCGCGGGCTCGATCCCCGGCCTCTCCGGGCCGACGTTTACGCTGCGGCGCCGCATCGGCAACACGCCGATCGGGCTCAACGTGTTCATCGACGCGCTGACCTCCGCCGGCTTCGCGGAGACGGAGACCCGCCCGCTGGTCATGACCACCTCCGAGCGGGAGGGGAAGATCAACGTCGGCGACTCCTACATCCTGCCCAACCCGCAGCCGATCCTGGCCGGGGGCGGCGTGATCGTTCCGGGCGCGCAGCCGGGGAGCCCCGGCGCGGGCGGCGACCCCTCGCTCCAGCAGCCCGGCGCCTATCCCGGGACGGGCGCGGCGCCCGGCACCCCCGGCGCCCCGGCCGGCATCTCCGCGGGCGGGTTCGCGCAGTTCCTCACCGGCACGACCCTGAGGGTGACGCCGATCGTGCTGGACGGCGGGCGCCAGGTGCGGATGAAGGTCGACCTGGTGCGCGACGGGGGGACGCTCTCCCCCGACGGACGCAGCATCACCGGCGGGAGGCACAGCACCACCACCGAGGTGATCGTCGACGACGACACGCCGATCGTGATCGGGAGCTTCACCGTGCAGGGGCACGCCCGCGCCTCCAGCGGGGTCCCGGTGCTGGGGAGCCTCCCCGTCCTCGGCCGGCTGTTCCGGAGGGACGAGTTGTCGAGCAACTACATGGACCTGGTGATCGTGCTCGTCCCGCACGTGCACGACACGCCGACGAGGAGCACGCCGTGACCCGCCTACCTGCCCGCGCCGCTGCGCTCGCCGCCCTCCTTGGGGCGACCGCCTGCATGGACCGTCCGGCGCTGTTCGAGCCCGGAGAGGACCCCGGCGTCCAGCTCCGCCTCCCGACTGGAGAGCTCGCCTTCTACGAGAGCGACACTCTCGGCGTAACGCTGCAGGCCTCGTCACAGGACGGGCTGCGCGTGCAGCTGCTCCTGCTCGACTCCGCGCGCACGGTGCTCTGGCGCTCGGCGCTGGTCCCCGTCCGCGGGGAAGCCGGCGAGGTCCCCGTGGAGGCGATCCCGGCCGGGATCGAGCGCGGCGCGGCGCTGCTCCTGACCGGGGTGGTCGCGGACCCGGACGGGCGCCGCGTCTACGCCTCCGACGACTCCGCCGCGGCGCCCACGCTGGCGGAGGCGGCCGTCCGGACGGCGCGCGTCTACGCCGGCCAGCGCGTCCGCGCCGGAGACGGAGCCGCGCCCGCCGACTTGGCGGCGGCGCCGGAGCTGGAACGGGCGTTCTTTCCGGTGCCGGGGGAGAGCGCGGTCGGCGTCCTGGACCTCTCCGGCGAGGGGCGGCTCCTCGGCAGCGTTCCCGCCGGGGTGCGCCCGGGGCGCGTCGCCTACCGCGCGGGCGTCCTCGCCGTGCTCGGCGCCGGGGGAGGCGAGCTCTCGTTCCTGCGGGCGGACGCGGCGGGCATCTCCGCCCCCGCCAGCGCGCTCCTCCCGGCTCTCGAGCTGGAGCTGGACACCACGTTCCTGGGGGCGGTGCGGCCGACCGGGCGCGCGCTGGCGCTCGGTTGCGCGGACGCGGGGTGCGCCGACGTCTTCGCCGCGGTCCCGAGCGGGGTGCAGGTGATCGAGGGGCAGGTGGCGCAGCCCGGATCGGCGGGGGTCCTGCGCGTTGTCGGGACGTCCCCCGGAGAGCCCGCCGCCGGCCCGCGCCCGGCACTCGTCCTCCCCGCCTTCACGGACGTGCTGCGCGGGGACACCAGCACTCTGGCGGCCGTCTTCGGTCCCGCGGCGCCGTCGGGCGGGCGCGAGCTGCTCCAGCGCCTGAGCGCGGCGTCGCTCTGCCTCTCCACCGCGCTCGGCGGGAGCCGCTTGGCGGCCGGCGCCGACGGGGTCGTCTACGTGGCGGGCTCCGGCGACGGGGCGGGTCCGGCGTGCGGGGCGGGGACGGCGATCCTCCGCATCGAGGGCGCCGCCACCGGCTCCGCGGCCGCGTCGGCGCTGGCGATCCGCAACACCCTGGCGGAGGACCGGCTGGGCACGGTGCTGGACCTCCAGCTCTCGGACGACGGGGCCGCGCTGCTCGTGCTCGGTGAGGAGGAGGTGGCCGTCCTAGATCCCTTCCTCCGCGTGCGGGGCACCCTCGCGGTGGCGGGCGCCCAGTCGGTCGCGTGGCTGCGTGGCGGCGGCGGGACCCGGTTCGCGGTCGCGGCCGCCGCCGGCGTGACGGTCTACGACGCCGCGCGGCTCACCCCCGTGGCCAGGCTGCCGCTCGGCCCCACTGCCGGACCGCTGGTCTACCTCCACCGCGCCGCCGGCGCGGACCTGATCGCGGCCGCGATCCCCGGCGGCTTCGTCGTCGCCCCCGTCCCCACCCCCTGACCCG is a window encoding:
- a CDS encoding secretin N-terminal domain-containing protein: MPSPFRPAPAARRAGGLLLLLAAGGCAGGLGGTSPRFRTLAELRAEQEADSLRRAEAAAARSGPTARPVARLAAPRDTAAAPPPAPAAPPAAPVRRGAQEPVRQGKWIRVGANPPRIDLPLFDAPVADVASYIAERVGVDIVVSSDPEVRAMRLTGEIRDRYWHEALESILEAHGLRAVQAPSGIITIVSAREANRGRRPELINLQFRDARDVVAALQPMFEGAAADSTAPGSVEVMGDPEISRTLVVYGSADQVAAIREVVAEYDRRPANVSIEAWMLLVNRSEMDKRGVSYSFVPVLNDSTGGQSTGVNIGGSGAGSIPGLSGPTFTLRRRIGNTPIGLNVFIDALTSAGFAETETRPLVMTTSEREGKINVGDSYILPNPQPILAGGGVIVPGAQPGSPGAGGDPSLQQPGAYPGTGAAPGTPGAPAGISAGGFAQFLTGTTLRVTPIVLDGGRQVRMKVDLVRDGGTLSPDGRSITGGRHSTTTEVIVDDDTPIVIGSFTVQGHARASSGVPVLGSLPVLGRLFRRDELSSNYMDLVIVLVPHVHDTPTRSTP
- a CDS encoding GspMb/PilO family protein encodes the protein MIALPHNRAKVLRWAAAALAVWALAWYARHYRPATASAATREHAVAAREAKVREARAAAVLHGPAGLDSLLERFRADSLLLATRIPPAAEAAALSAQVKDALGVIERRAGVRITATEPLPAGTEGRFQTGGYAVRVVGRYEDVGYLLAELASLQRLTRTRGFRLHAIPDSLLRGARPYGTPGAGGALAPADSAGVAAALADAGETPFKASAMFDLLWYTLPPGDTGAASPDTLAAGSSFAPGGAP